From one Lysinibacillus sp. G4S2 genomic stretch:
- the pyc gene encoding pyruvate carboxylase, giving the protein MESINKILVANRGEIAIRIFRACTELHIQTVAIYSREDSGAFHRFKADEAYLVGAGKKPIDAYLDIEGIIAIAKDAGVDAIHPGYGFLSENVEFARRCEEEGIIFIGPTSQHLDMFGDKVKAREQAVRANIPVIPGTDGPVASVDEVLTFGEQYGYPLMIKASLGGGGRGMRVVHTKEEVTSAYERAKSEAKAAFGSDDVYVEKCILQPKHIEVQIVGDQLGNIVHLYERDCSIQRRHQKVVEIAPSNSISENLRNRICDAAVQLMKNVSYINAGTVEFLVAGEDFYFIEVNPRIQVEHTITEMITGVDIVHAQIKVAAGYGLHGEEIHIPQQADIPMIGYAIQARVTTEDPSNDFMPDTGKLMVYRSSGGFGVRLDAGNGFQGAVVTPYYDSLLVKISTSGMTFKEAAAKMDRNLKEFRIRGVKTNIPFLNNVVTHGKFLTGAFDTSFIDTTPELFNFPVRKDRGTKLLSYIGNVTLNGFPGVEKKSKPIFVQPNITKVDKLIVPPTGTKQILDTQGAEGLVKWILAQEDVLLTDTTFRDAHQSLLATRVRSRDMFEIADATARMMHDFFSLEMWGGATFDVAYRFLKEDPWERLAKLREQVPNVLFQMLLRGANAVGYTNYPDNLIREFIAESAASGIDVFRIFDSLNWIKGMEVAIDAARQSGKIAEAAICYTGDILDDTRAKYSVQYYKEMAKELEAAGAHILAIKDMAGLLKPEAAYRLISELKETTSLPIHLHTHDTSGNGIYLYAKAIEAGVDIIDTALGSMAGLTSQPSANSLYYAMKGSKREVRADIEALEKLSYYWEDVRKYYKDFESGMISPHSEIYVHEMPGGQYSNLQQQAKAVGLGDRWEEVKHMYSRVNLLFGDIVKVTPSSKVVGDMALFMVQNDLDENSVLTRGQTIDFPDSVIEFFQGYLGQPHGGFPEVLQKVVLKDREAIAVRPGELLEPVNFEQLEAVLEEKLNRPVTKRDVLAYALYPKVFEEYAKTVDSFGNISVLDTPTFLYGLKLGEEIEVEIEKGKTLIVKLVSIGEPQHDGTRVIYFELNGQSRELVIQDMTVEVDGSLALKADPSNPNQIGATMPGTILKVVVSKGSSVKRGDHLLITEAMKMETTVQAPKDGIVKEVYASAGDAISTGDLLIEIE; this is encoded by the coding sequence ATGGAATCAATTAATAAGATTCTTGTAGCCAATCGGGGAGAAATTGCAATTCGTATTTTCCGTGCATGTACGGAACTGCATATCCAAACTGTGGCCATTTATTCGCGGGAGGATAGTGGGGCATTTCATCGCTTTAAAGCAGATGAGGCCTATTTAGTAGGGGCTGGCAAGAAACCAATTGATGCCTATTTAGATATTGAGGGCATTATTGCGATTGCCAAAGATGCTGGAGTAGATGCAATACATCCGGGTTATGGTTTTTTATCGGAAAACGTGGAATTTGCACGTCGTTGTGAAGAAGAGGGCATTATCTTTATTGGACCAACTTCTCAGCACTTAGATATGTTTGGGGATAAGGTAAAGGCGCGTGAACAAGCTGTCCGTGCAAATATTCCAGTGATTCCAGGCACAGATGGCCCGGTTGCTTCAGTGGATGAAGTACTGACATTTGGTGAGCAATATGGATACCCACTCATGATTAAGGCCTCTTTAGGTGGTGGTGGGCGTGGTATGCGCGTGGTGCACACGAAGGAAGAAGTGACGTCCGCATATGAACGTGCCAAATCAGAGGCGAAAGCAGCCTTTGGGTCGGACGATGTCTATGTAGAAAAATGTATTTTACAACCAAAGCATATCGAAGTCCAAATTGTTGGCGATCAACTGGGCAATATCGTACATCTATATGAGCGTGATTGCTCGATTCAACGTCGCCATCAAAAGGTTGTTGAGATTGCTCCATCTAATTCAATATCGGAAAATTTAAGAAACCGAATTTGTGATGCAGCTGTTCAACTAATGAAAAATGTCTCGTACATAAATGCAGGGACAGTAGAATTTTTAGTTGCAGGTGAAGATTTTTATTTTATCGAGGTAAATCCTCGTATTCAAGTAGAGCATACAATTACAGAAATGATTACAGGTGTGGATATCGTGCATGCTCAAATTAAGGTAGCGGCAGGCTATGGTTTGCATGGAGAGGAAATCCATATTCCACAGCAGGCGGATATCCCAATGATTGGTTATGCGATTCAAGCGCGAGTCACAACAGAAGACCCTTCCAATGACTTTATGCCAGACACAGGGAAGCTAATGGTATACCGTTCCAGCGGTGGCTTTGGTGTACGTTTAGATGCAGGGAATGGCTTCCAAGGGGCTGTAGTGACACCGTACTATGATTCCTTACTAGTGAAAATTTCAACATCAGGGATGACGTTTAAAGAAGCTGCAGCGAAAATGGACCGCAATTTAAAAGAGTTCCGTATTCGAGGAGTAAAAACGAATATCCCATTTTTAAATAATGTCGTAACGCATGGGAAATTTTTAACGGGTGCCTTTGATACAAGCTTTATTGATACAACGCCTGAATTATTTAATTTCCCTGTGCGCAAGGATCGTGGGACAAAGTTATTAAGCTATATCGGTAATGTGACACTCAATGGTTTCCCAGGCGTAGAAAAGAAATCAAAACCGATTTTTGTGCAGCCTAACATTACGAAAGTTGATAAATTGATTGTCCCGCCAACAGGTACTAAGCAAATTTTAGATACCCAAGGAGCAGAGGGGCTTGTGAAATGGATTTTGGCGCAGGAGGATGTGCTGTTAACGGATACAACTTTCCGAGATGCGCACCAATCACTGCTTGCGACACGTGTGCGTTCACGGGATATGTTTGAAATTGCAGACGCAACAGCGCGCATGATGCACGATTTCTTCTCACTCGAAATGTGGGGTGGCGCGACGTTTGATGTGGCGTACCGTTTCTTAAAAGAAGACCCGTGGGAGCGTCTTGCCAAGCTGCGTGAACAAGTACCAAATGTGCTATTCCAAATGTTACTACGTGGTGCGAATGCTGTCGGTTACACGAACTACCCTGACAATTTAATTCGTGAGTTTATCGCTGAATCGGCGGCATCAGGCATTGATGTGTTCCGTATTTTCGATAGCTTGAACTGGATTAAAGGCATGGAAGTAGCGATTGATGCTGCACGTCAGTCTGGTAAAATTGCTGAAGCTGCCATCTGTTACACTGGAGATATTTTAGATGATACGAGGGCAAAATATTCAGTCCAATACTATAAGGAAATGGCGAAAGAGCTGGAGGCAGCAGGTGCCCATATTTTAGCGATAAAAGATATGGCTGGATTATTGAAGCCGGAAGCAGCATATCGTTTAATTTCCGAGTTAAAAGAGACGACAAGTCTGCCAATCCATCTGCATACGCATGATACAAGTGGCAATGGTATTTATTTATATGCCAAGGCGATTGAGGCAGGGGTGGATATCATTGATACGGCGCTCGGCTCGATGGCGGGCTTAACGTCACAGCCAAGTGCAAATTCTTTGTATTATGCAATGAAGGGCAGTAAGCGTGAGGTTCGTGCAGACATAGAAGCGCTTGAAAAATTATCGTACTACTGGGAAGATGTGCGTAAGTATTATAAGGATTTTGAAAGTGGCATGATTAGCCCACATTCCGAAATTTATGTCCATGAGATGCCTGGTGGTCAATATAGTAACTTACAGCAGCAAGCCAAAGCGGTGGGCCTTGGGGATAGATGGGAGGAAGTGAAGCACATGTATTCCCGTGTTAACCTTCTATTTGGCGATATTGTCAAAGTAACACCGTCTTCGAAAGTGGTAGGGGATATGGCGTTATTTATGGTGCAGAATGATTTAGATGAAAACTCTGTACTGACAAGAGGGCAAACTATTGATTTCCCAGATTCTGTGATTGAGTTCTTCCAAGGTTATTTAGGACAACCGCATGGTGGCTTCCCTGAGGTGCTTCAAAAGGTTGTATTAAAGGACCGTGAAGCAATAGCTGTACGTCCTGGTGAATTACTGGAGCCTGTGAATTTTGAGCAACTAGAGGCGGTATTGGAGGAAAAATTAAATCGTCCCGTGACGAAGCGTGATGTGCTGGCGTATGCTTTGTACCCGAAAGTGTTTGAAGAGTATGCGAAAACAGTGGACTCTTTCGGCAATATTTCGGTATTAGATACACCAACATTCCTATATGGACTAAAGCTAGGAGAAGAAATCGAAGTTGAAATCGAAAAAGGTAAAACACTGATTGTTAAACTCGTTTCGATCGGTGAGCCACAGCATGATGGAACACGTGTGATTTACTTTGAGTTGAATGGTCAATCCCGTGAGTTGGTAATTCAGGATATGACTGTCGAAGTGGATGGTAGTTTAGCATTAAAGGCAGATCCGAGCAATCCAAATCAAATTGGCGCAACAATGCCAGGTACGATTTTAAAGGTAGTCGTATCAAAAGGGAGCTCTGTTAAACGTGGAGACCATTTGTTAATTACTGAAGCGATGAAAATGGAAACAACTGTCCAAGCACCGAAAGATGGGATCGTGAAAGAAGTATACGCAAGTGCAGGCGACGCCATTTCAACAGGTGATTTGTTAATTGAAATTGAATAA
- a CDS encoding YlaN family protein — MDTKSQTSFQEKALELLVADADKIARLIRVQMEHLTMPQCPLYEEVLDTQMFGLSREIDFAVKLGLIEREKGKEILDSLEKELSVLHDAYTDK; from the coding sequence ATGGATACGAAATCACAAACTTCTTTTCAAGAGAAGGCTTTGGAGCTTTTAGTTGCTGATGCAGACAAAATCGCTCGCCTTATTCGAGTACAGATGGAGCATTTAACAATGCCACAATGCCCTTTATATGAAGAAGTATTAGATACACAAATGTTCGGCCTTTCACGTGAAATTGACTTTGCTGTGAAGCTTGGACTCATTGAACGCGAAAAAGGCAAAGAAATTCTCGATTCACTCGAGAAAGAACTTTCTGTACTACATGACGCGTATACAGACAAATAA
- a CDS encoding FtsW/RodA/SpoVE family cell cycle protein: MKQYLKRYARNFDYPLFITVLLLSLFGLVMIYSSSMMVAIVQKGAAPDYFYQKQVTNLIVASFGFLAAAFFPYKHYANKNIMLFLTVVLAVLFTWLKVAGHGAEDVGSQSWIRIPGLGNFQPSEYAKLFIILYFSAAFYRKGQKYTFEKLQPTEIFYPIFLWILVVACVAFETDLGAVIILCGIAVSVVAASGIPFKTFWKFFGVLGAFGTAILGLLWLFKGELLQGNRKGRILSYFNPFEYENDMGHQVVNSYYAIGGGGLDGRGLGQSVQKLGYLPEPQTDFIMAIIMEELGIWGVIIVLGGLGFIVYKGFSIALRTKDPLARMIAAGIASWIGWQTFINLGGVTGLIPLTGVTLPFISYGGTSIIILSIAMGILINVSMFEKIERKKSQS, from the coding sequence ATGAAACAATACTTAAAACGTTATGCACGAAATTTTGATTACCCATTATTTATAACAGTCCTATTATTAAGCTTATTTGGTTTAGTGATGATTTATAGTTCAAGTATGATGGTAGCCATCGTACAAAAGGGGGCAGCACCCGATTATTTTTATCAAAAACAGGTTACTAATTTAATTGTAGCTTCCTTTGGGTTTTTAGCGGCTGCATTTTTCCCGTACAAGCATTATGCCAATAAGAATATTATGCTGTTTCTTACCGTCGTTCTTGCCGTGCTATTTACTTGGTTAAAAGTAGCCGGTCATGGTGCAGAAGATGTAGGATCTCAGAGTTGGATACGTATTCCAGGTCTGGGGAATTTTCAGCCTTCCGAATATGCTAAACTATTTATAATTTTATATTTTTCCGCGGCTTTTTATCGGAAAGGACAAAAATATACCTTTGAGAAGCTACAACCAACAGAAATTTTTTATCCAATATTCCTCTGGATTCTTGTTGTTGCTTGCGTAGCTTTTGAAACCGATTTAGGAGCTGTTATTATTCTTTGTGGTATTGCCGTATCTGTTGTAGCGGCAAGTGGTATTCCTTTTAAAACGTTTTGGAAGTTTTTCGGGGTATTAGGGGCATTTGGCACGGCCATCCTTGGTTTACTATGGTTATTTAAAGGTGAACTGTTACAGGGTAACCGTAAAGGCCGAATTCTATCTTATTTTAATCCGTTTGAATATGAAAATGATATGGGGCACCAAGTAGTAAATAGTTATTATGCAATTGGCGGAGGCGGTTTAGATGGAAGAGGTCTCGGTCAATCTGTTCAAAAATTGGGGTATTTACCTGAACCACAAACCGATTTTATTATGGCGATTATAATGGAAGAACTAGGTATTTGGGGTGTGATAATCGTCTTAGGTGGTCTAGGATTTATTGTATATAAAGGATTTTCAATTGCATTGCGTACAAAAGATCCACTAGCACGTATGATTGCGGCTGGTATTGCGAGCTGGATTGGCTGGCAAACGTTTATTAACCTTGGGGGTGTAACTGGGTTAATCCCGTTAACTGGTGTAACGCTACCTTTTATTAGCTATGGCGGGACATCTATAATAATTCTATCTATAGCCATGGGAATATTGATCAATGTTTCTATGTTTGAAAAGATAGAGAGAAAAAAATCACAATCATAA
- the cyoE gene encoding heme o synthase: MSNGRALTATRNGGPESTSAVKDFLALIKIGIVNSNLVTTFTGMWLAFQFTSRHFLQELDVILFTMLGAALIIGGSGAMNNFIDQDIDPIMKRTKARPTVTGRFKPNFVLTIALSFLIVGEILLFAASFAAGMWGLVGIFAYVVLYSMWSKRKHVSNTVVGSISGAIPPVIGFAAVEPALGPGALALFLIMFAWQPPHFYALAMKRTEEYRAANIPMLPVVKGFKRTKYSMLFWILLLLPLPFLLPELGVGFLVLATALNLGWLILALKGFTTKDDMKWANKMFIYSLNHMTILFVSIIIFALFS; encoded by the coding sequence ATGTCAAACGGTCGTGCACTGACGGCTACTAGAAATGGTGGACCAGAATCAACATCTGCTGTAAAAGATTTTTTAGCACTGATAAAAATTGGAATCGTTAACTCGAATCTTGTCACAACGTTTACAGGGATGTGGCTGGCATTTCAATTTACTAGTAGGCACTTCTTGCAAGAGCTTGATGTCATATTGTTCACCATGCTGGGTGCGGCATTAATTATAGGTGGCTCAGGCGCAATGAATAACTTTATTGATCAGGATATTGATCCAATCATGAAAAGAACGAAGGCTAGACCGACAGTAACGGGTAGATTTAAGCCGAATTTTGTATTGACCATTGCCCTCTCATTTTTAATTGTAGGTGAAATTTTGTTATTTGCGGCATCGTTTGCGGCCGGCATGTGGGGACTAGTAGGAATATTTGCTTATGTCGTTCTGTACTCAATGTGGTCAAAGAGGAAGCATGTTAGTAACACGGTTGTAGGAAGTATTTCAGGGGCTATTCCACCAGTTATTGGGTTTGCAGCTGTTGAACCTGCATTAGGTCCAGGAGCACTTGCCTTATTCCTTATCATGTTTGCATGGCAACCACCGCATTTTTATGCACTTGCTATGAAACGTACTGAAGAATATCGTGCAGCTAATATACCAATGCTACCTGTAGTAAAAGGATTTAAACGAACGAAGTACTCGATGTTATTCTGGATTCTTTTATTATTACCGTTACCGTTCCTTTTACCAGAGCTTGGGGTAGGCTTCTTAGTACTTGCCACAGCATTGAACTTGGGCTGGTTGATTCTAGCTTTAAAAGGCTTTACTACAAAAGATGATATGAAATGGGCAAATAAAATGTTTATCTATTCATTAAATCATATGACAATATTATTTGTATCTATCATCATATTTGCGTTGTTTAGCTAA
- a CDS encoding YlaI family protein, whose protein sequence is MRVKCVICDTINNLDDNLPLAKKLRNRPIHTYMCETCHDRIKENTITRVETGNFRFYRTSPQMDKEF, encoded by the coding sequence ATGCGCGTAAAATGTGTCATTTGCGATACAATTAACAATTTAGATGATAATTTACCGTTAGCAAAAAAATTACGCAATCGACCAATTCATACGTATATGTGTGAAACATGTCATGATCGTATTAAAGAAAATACTATTACACGCGTCGAAACTGGGAATTTCCGTTTTTATCGTACTTCACCACAAATGGATAAAGAATTTTAA
- a CDS encoding peptidyl-prolyl cis-trans isomerase, which translates to METIIPIKGAVTFQLTLDPTVWIFDDRKLDLKTYFISQQAEEDSDIKYMREVGAHWSREIMEGATFPPTLKSERKFDRKGMETGTFGIELCHFLKNAEIRPEATTIVIECEGGKECPFTIEEAHTLILQYSQDGKPLLEGGPVHVLFRDGSNVDNPIKNVLAIRAE; encoded by the coding sequence ATGGAAACAATAATTCCTATTAAGGGAGCAGTTACATTCCAATTAACATTAGATCCCACTGTTTGGATTTTCGATGATCGTAAATTAGATTTAAAAACGTACTTCATCTCACAACAAGCTGAAGAAGATTCAGATATTAAATATATGCGTGAGGTAGGTGCACACTGGTCACGTGAGATTATGGAAGGAGCTACATTCCCACCAACATTAAAATCAGAACGAAAATTTGACCGCAAAGGGATGGAAACTGGTACTTTCGGAATCGAATTATGTCACTTCTTGAAAAATGCTGAAATCAGACCTGAAGCGACAACAATCGTCATTGAATGCGAAGGTGGTAAAGAATGTCCATTTACAATCGAAGAAGCTCATACATTAATTTTACAATACAGCCAAGATGGTAAGCCTTTACTAGAAGGTGGCCCTGTCCATGTATTATTTAGAGACGGTTCAAATGTAGACAACCCTATCAAAAATGTATTAGCTATTCGTGCCGAGTAG
- a CDS encoding heme A synthase, which yields MQQNRFMKWFAVAATVGMLLILLGGALVTKTDSGLGCGRNWPDCNGSLIPKEITPEVLIEFSHRLVTGIVSISILVLTIWTWRKLGHIREVKLLGFLAMFFLIAQALIGAAQVLWGQGDFILALHFGISLISFAAVLLLSMIVFEVDQKFDADNVFIGKKLRWHTIAVTIYSYLVVYTGALVRHTESSLVCPDWPFCYNETPFAPLNNMYEWVQMGHRFAVLIFSIWIAYITWHAIKEYKNQRVIYYGWIIASIIVILQVIAGMLIVLTRLNLTVALLHSLFISILFGLLCYMVLLVARSNYNEKNK from the coding sequence ATGCAACAAAACAGGTTTATGAAATGGTTTGCTGTTGCCGCTACCGTTGGAATGCTTCTTATTTTATTAGGTGGAGCACTTGTTACCAAAACAGATAGTGGCTTAGGCTGTGGTCGAAACTGGCCTGATTGTAATGGTTCTCTTATTCCAAAAGAAATTACACCAGAAGTCTTAATTGAATTTTCACATCGTCTCGTAACTGGAATCGTATCTATTTCAATTCTTGTGTTAACAATTTGGACATGGCGTAAACTCGGTCATATTCGCGAAGTAAAGTTATTAGGTTTCTTAGCGATGTTTTTCTTAATCGCACAGGCTCTTATTGGAGCTGCTCAAGTATTGTGGGGACAAGGCGATTTCATACTAGCACTCCATTTTGGGATTTCTCTTATTTCCTTTGCTGCCGTTCTTCTTCTCTCTATGATTGTATTTGAAGTGGATCAGAAATTTGATGCCGATAACGTTTTTATTGGTAAAAAGTTACGTTGGCATACAATTGCTGTCACAATTTATTCTTATTTAGTCGTTTATACAGGGGCGCTTGTTCGCCATACAGAATCTAGCTTAGTATGTCCTGACTGGCCATTTTGCTACAACGAAACACCATTCGCACCACTAAATAATATGTATGAATGGGTGCAAATGGGGCATCGATTTGCTGTTCTTATTTTTTCTATTTGGATTGCATACATAACTTGGCACGCTATAAAAGAATATAAAAATCAACGTGTTATTTACTATGGCTGGATTATTGCCTCTATTATAGTAATTTTACAGGTGATTGCTGGTATGTTAATAGTCCTAACTAGATTGAATTTAACAGTCGCGTTACTTCATTCATTATTTATTTCAATTTTATTTGGTCTACTTTGCTACATGGTATTGCTAGTTGCACGTAGCAATTATAATGAAAAAAACAAATAA
- a CDS encoding ABC transporter permease: MDNTLYKQYQQMLKKEKRFVRLYQLIILLAFFGGWELLSRFGWIDRLIFSSPTHVWHTLVEKVSDGSLTLHVGVTLMETIIGFIAGTLLGTLIAIVLWWSPMISKVLDPYLVILNAMPKVALGPILIVALGPGYFSIIAMGALISIIITTIVVYTAFKGVDPNFSKVLQTFGATRWQIFKEVILPASFPTIISTLKVNVGLSWVGVIVGEFLVSSKGLGYLIIYGFQVFNFNLVLMSLLIIAFFATIMYQVVELIEKMLVKNNG; the protein is encoded by the coding sequence TTGGATAACACATTATATAAACAGTATCAGCAAATGCTTAAAAAAGAAAAACGTTTTGTTCGATTATATCAACTTATTATTTTACTCGCATTTTTTGGAGGTTGGGAGTTACTTTCAAGGTTTGGATGGATTGATCGTTTAATTTTTAGTTCACCAACGCATGTATGGCACACATTAGTAGAAAAAGTGAGTGACGGTTCTTTAACACTTCACGTTGGTGTTACTTTAATGGAAACGATTATTGGTTTTATTGCCGGAACACTCCTCGGTACATTAATAGCAATAGTATTGTGGTGGTCACCGATGATATCAAAGGTACTTGATCCATATTTAGTTATTTTAAACGCTATGCCAAAAGTTGCTTTAGGCCCAATTTTAATAGTTGCCCTTGGTCCTGGTTACTTTTCAATTATTGCGATGGGGGCGTTGATTTCAATTATTATTACGACCATCGTAGTTTATACAGCTTTTAAAGGAGTAGATCCAAACTTTAGTAAAGTATTACAAACTTTTGGTGCGACGAGATGGCAAATATTTAAAGAAGTCATTTTGCCAGCTTCTTTTCCAACAATCATTTCTACTCTGAAGGTAAATGTAGGTTTATCTTGGGTAGGTGTCATTGTTGGCGAATTTTTAGTCTCCTCGAAAGGACTAGGTTATCTAATTATTTATGGTTTCCAAGTGTTTAACTTTAATCTTGTGCTCATGTCACTTCTCATCATCGCATTTTTTGCGACAATTATGTATCAGGTTGTCGAATTGATTGAGAAGATGTTAGTAAAAAATAATGGTTAA
- a CDS encoding ABC transporter substrate-binding protein: protein MRWLKKGLLFSVIALLLLSLTACNKTKLEKVKVGEVTRSIFYAPQYVALEKGYFEDEGLSVELQTIAGGDKTMTALLSDGINIALVGSETSVYVTLQGPNDPIQNFAQLTQTDGTFLVAREKMDNFSWDQLKGTTFLGQRKGGMPQMAGEFVLKKHGIDPASDLTLIQNIDFANISTAFASGTGDFVQLFEPTASIFEKEGKGYIVASFGTESGHLPYTSFMAKSSYLKDEAKTVQGFTNALKRAQDFVQKESAAEIAKIIQPYFENVDVALIETVVERYKSQGSYATDPILEKEEWDNLQTIMEEAGELPQRVDYEKLVNTTFAKKAAE, encoded by the coding sequence ATGCGTTGGCTTAAAAAAGGTTTATTATTTAGTGTTATTGCTTTGTTACTCCTTTCTTTGACAGCGTGTAATAAAACGAAGCTTGAAAAGGTCAAAGTTGGAGAGGTGACGCGCTCGATTTTCTATGCGCCGCAGTATGTAGCGCTTGAAAAAGGGTACTTCGAGGATGAAGGGCTTTCTGTTGAGCTACAGACTATTGCAGGTGGCGATAAGACCATGACGGCATTACTTTCTGATGGCATTAATATTGCTTTAGTTGGGTCGGAAACTTCTGTATATGTAACGCTTCAAGGCCCCAATGATCCGATTCAAAATTTTGCACAGTTAACACAAACAGATGGCACATTTTTAGTTGCGCGAGAAAAGATGGATAATTTTTCATGGGATCAATTAAAAGGCACTACATTTTTAGGGCAACGTAAGGGTGGAATGCCACAAATGGCAGGAGAGTTTGTACTGAAAAAGCATGGCATTGATCCTGCGAGTGATTTAACACTCATTCAAAATATTGATTTTGCTAATATTTCTACAGCTTTTGCTTCTGGAACAGGGGACTTTGTGCAACTATTTGAACCAACGGCGAGTATTTTTGAGAAAGAGGGTAAAGGCTATATTGTTGCTTCATTTGGCACTGAATCTGGACATTTACCTTATACATCGTTTATGGCGAAAAGCAGCTATTTGAAGGACGAAGCGAAGACAGTGCAAGGTTTTACAAATGCATTGAAACGAGCGCAGGATTTTGTGCAAAAAGAGAGTGCGGCCGAAATAGCAAAAATTATTCAGCCATACTTTGAAAACGTAGATGTTGCCTTAATTGAAACTGTGGTAGAGCGTTATAAATCACAAGGTTCCTATGCGACAGATCCTATTTTGGAGAAGGAGGAATGGGATAATTTACAAACGATCATGGAGGAAGCGGGTGAACTTCCTCAACGGGTGGATTATGAAAAGCTTGTGAATACAACCTTTGCTAAAAAGGCTGCTGAGTAA
- a CDS encoding ABC transporter ATP-binding protein, with the protein MEFLKLENIHHSYFSSTQAKEVLRDINLDIREGEFVSFIGPSGCGKTTLLSIIAGLFSSTEGKVYIDGEEISAHNQSLIGYMLQQDYLFPWKTIEENVTIGLKIMERSNKTHKVTANGLLQEIGLPHVGNNYPKELSGGMRQRVALARTLAVNPKILLLDEPFSALDYQSKLKLEDLVVETLKSYQKTAILVTHDIGEAIAMSERVFLFSANPGTLHRVFEIPEALRKLSPFDVRQHPAYSDVFQIIWKELESLG; encoded by the coding sequence ATGGAATTTTTAAAACTAGAAAATATTCACCATAGCTATTTTTCAAGTACGCAGGCGAAGGAAGTTTTACGTGATATCAATTTAGATATTCGTGAAGGTGAGTTTGTATCTTTTATAGGGCCGAGTGGATGTGGGAAAACAACGTTATTATCAATTATTGCGGGTTTATTTTCGTCTACTGAAGGCAAGGTATACATTGATGGTGAGGAGATTTCAGCACATAATCAGTCTCTCATTGGCTACATGCTTCAACAAGATTATTTATTTCCTTGGAAAACCATTGAGGAAAATGTCACAATTGGTTTGAAAATCATGGAGCGAAGTAATAAGACACATAAAGTGACTGCAAATGGACTTTTGCAAGAAATAGGTTTACCGCATGTAGGGAACAATTATCCGAAAGAGTTATCTGGTGGTATGCGTCAACGAGTGGCGCTTGCAAGAACTTTAGCGGTAAACCCTAAAATTTTACTGCTAGATGAGCCGTTTTCGGCACTTGATTATCAGTCTAAATTAAAGCTTGAGGACTTGGTTGTTGAAACTTTAAAGTCCTATCAAAAAACAGCGATTCTTGTGACACATGATATTGGTGAAGCAATTGCGATGAGTGAACGGGTATTTCTATTCTCAGCAAATCCAGGTACATTGCATAGAGTATTTGAAATACCTGAGGCTTTACGAAAGCTATCACCTTTTGATGTTCGACAGCATCCAGCATATTCAGATGTATTCCAAATTATTTGGAAGGAGCTGGAGAGTCTTGGATAA
- a CDS encoding YlaH-like family protein, producing the protein MSIKSALLGELNFIQVAAQTNAEETADAYEKMAGITRFLYENLPSKEMAGYVLFALVFLLSALVYKLGFAKKLKLSQNIVIYTFLFLGCTLLTFFALYLPMVEGLIVAALILIVYKTRLWREKREEQQAANQ; encoded by the coding sequence TTGTCTATTAAGTCCGCTTTATTGGGTGAACTGAATTTTATTCAAGTTGCTGCACAGACAAATGCAGAGGAAACAGCAGATGCCTATGAAAAAATGGCAGGGATTACGCGTTTTTTATATGAAAACTTACCTAGCAAAGAAATGGCAGGTTATGTTCTGTTTGCTCTAGTGTTTTTGCTCTCTGCACTTGTTTATAAACTAGGCTTTGCAAAGAAATTAAAACTATCACAAAATATTGTTATTTATACTTTCCTGTTTTTAGGGTGTACTTTATTAACATTTTTTGCGTTATATCTTCCGATGGTTGAAGGTCTTATTGTAGCGGCATTAATTTTAATCGTCTATAAAACACGTTTATGGCGCGAAAAAAGAGAAGAGCAACAAGCTGCTAATCAGTAA